The sequence CATGTCCAGTCATGGAGTCCTCCACATGAATTCAGCCGCGAACGGCGCGTGGGCGATAGGCAGTGGGGTAGTAGTCGCGGAACCAGGCGATAAAGCGCCCGAGTCCCTCATCCAGCTCTATCCGGGGCTGAAATCCGGTGGCCTGGGCCAGATCGCTGGCCTCGGCGCAAGTGTTGAGCACGTCGCCCGGTTGCAGCGGCAGCAACTCGACAATGGCGGTCTGACCGAGGTGCTTTTCCAGCAGCGCCAGATAGGTTTTCAGCTCGACCGGGTGCTGCCCGCCAATATTGAACAGACGCCACGGCGCCATGCTGCTGGCCGGATCGGGCTGCTCGCGATTCCACTGCGGATTGACCTGCGGTGGCTGCTCGATGAGGCGGGCGATGCTTTCGATGATGTCGTCGATGTAGGTGAAGTCGCGCTGGTGCTCGCCGTAGTTGAACAGCTTCAGCGGCGTGCCTTCGCTGATCGCCCGGGCGAACTGGATCGGCGACATGTCCGGCCGGCCCCATGGCCCGTACACGGTGAAAAAGCGCAGCCCGGTGCAGGGAATGCCGAACAAATGGCTGTAGCTGTGCGCCATCAGTTCATTGGCTTTTTTCGTCGCGGCGTACAGCGACAGCGGATGATTGACGCCGTCCTGCACCGAGTACGGCGTGTGCTGATTGGCGCCGTACACTGAACTCGACGAGGCGTAGATCAGGTGTTCGACCGGGTGATGCCGGCAGCTCTCGAGAATGTTGAGGAAGCCGTCGAGGTTGCTGTCCAGATAGGCCCGTGGGTTGTCCAGCGAGTAACGCACCCCGGCCTGCGCCGCGAGGTGGATCACCACTTGCGGGCGTTCGCGGGCAAACAGCGCATCAATGGCCGAGGCATCGGCCAGATCAACCGTGGCGAGCTGGAAATCGCCGGCCTGCTCGCGCACCCACTGCACGCGGTCGTGCTTGAGCTGCGGGTCGTAGTAGCCGTTGAAGTTGTCCAGACCGACCACCGAGTGCCCGTCGCGCAGCAGCCGCAACACGCAATGGGCACCAATGAAACCGGCCGCACCGGTGACCAGCACCTTCATGGCAGCAGTCCTTCAGGGGCAATGTGGCGCAGACCGATGCCGCTGTAATGCAGGCCGGCGGCCGCCACTTGTTCCGGGTTGTAGAGGTTGCGGCCGTCGATGATCACCTTTGAACGCAGTTTTTCGGCGAGCAGTTCGAAATCGACCACGCGGAAGTTTTTCCACTCGGTGCAGATCACCAGTGCATCAGCGTCTTCGAGGGTGTCGTCACGGGTGGCGCACAGGTGCAGGTCATTGCGATAACCGTAAATGCGTCGGCATTCGGACATGGCTTCCGGGTCGTAAGCCTGCACGCTGGCACCCTCGGCCCACAGCGCATCCATCAGATAACGGCTCGGTGCTTCGCGCATGTCATCGGTGTTCGGTTTGAACGCCAGGCCCCAGATCGCGATGGACTTGCCGGCCAGCCCTTGCGGGAACTGTGCTTTGAGTTTGCTGAAGAGGATGTGCCGCTGCAGGTCGTTGACGTCGGTGACGCTGCGCAGCAATTTCAGCGGCATGCCGTTGTGTTCGGCGGTGTGCAGCAGGGCGCGCAGGTCCTTGGGAAAGCACGAGCCACCGAAGCCGCAGCCCGGATAGATGAAGTGGTAACCGATGCGCGGATCAGAGCCGATGCCTTTACGCACCGCTTCGATGTCGGCACCCAGCAGTTCGGTGAGATTGGCCAGCTCATTCATGAAGCTGATGCGCGTGGCAAGCATGGCGTTGGCCGCGTACTTGGTCAGCTCGGCGCTGCGGTTGTCCATGAACATCAGTTTTTCGCGGTTGCGGCAGAACGGCGCGTACAACTCGCTCATCTGCTCGCGGGCCGCGTCGTCGTGGGTGCCGACGATGATCCGGTCCGGGCGCATGCAGTCGGCGAGGGCGCTGCCTTCCTTGAGGAATTCCGGGTTGGACACCACGCGCACCGTGAGACTGCTCTTGTCGCGGCGTTGCAGTTCGCTATTGGCGGCGGCGAGCACTTGATCCGCCGTGCCGACCGGCACCGTCGATTTGATGATCAATGTGCGATCGGCCTCCATGTGCGAGGCGATTTGCCGGGCGACGTTGAGCACGTGGCTGAGGTCGGCAGAGCCATCCTCATCGGCCGGGGTGCCAACGGCGATGAAGATCAGCTCGGCATGCTCGACCGCGTCGCTGGCCTGGGTGCTGAACAGCAGACGGCCGGCCTTGATGTTTTCCTCAAGCGTGCTGGACAAACCGGGCTCGCTAATGGGCGGCACTGCTTGTTGCAGTTGTTTAATTTTGTTTGGGTCAATGTCCACGCATAAAACGCGATGACCGACATCTGCAAGTGCGGCGGCTTGTATAAGTCCGACATAGCCAGTGCCAAATACGCTCACGTCCATCTGCGCACCTCAATAACACCAAAAGTTAACTACGGAATGAGATAGTTAAAGGGGTATAGCGCAGCGTTTGAAAAGCGTGTCAGCAAAATGACATGTTGCATCTGTATAACACTTGAGCATTTTTTGGCGATTGGCCATCAAGTCATTGCTGCGATTGAATTTGTTGCTTTTGTGCAGATTTGTTCAGATTTCAAATATGCGATAAACGGTCGAAAGCCGCTAATTTAAAGGCTTGTGGCGTCGTCGATGTGTCAGATTTGAGTCACCGGTTTTTTGACGCTTTCCCTGATGAAACAGTCAATTCTTGCGCTTTGATGGCCGGGTGCTAGTGTCAGGTTCTGACTGACAAACCTTTGACTCCCTGCCGTTTTGCCCGATCGGTATCGCCATGTTCAGATATGCCAAAGAAGTGTTGTTAATTGTTTATTTGTTGATGTATTCCGAATATTACATTGATCGGTTAAATGCTATCGGCCTCGGTTTTGCTGTACTTCTTTTTGGCGCGATGTTTTTGGCGCTTACTTTTGCGTTATATCTAATGGCGTATATAAGGCAGACTCTCATTCGCCACGTGTTCGCATTGGCAATGTTTGTTTCGGCAGTGTTTTTCGATGTCTATACCCGGGTCACGGCGGATTACCTGACCTACAGCGGTTTCGTTTCATTGGTTTACTCCGGCGGGTTCATCCAGGAAGCGGCGTACCAGTACCGCGACGCGCTCCTGCGCGGCGTGCTCAGCGGTTTGTTGTTGCTGTTCGGTATCGGCCTGAAACCACGCCATGGGCTGGCGATTCCCAACGCGTTACGTGTGGTGGCGCCGGTGTGCGGCGTGTTGCTGCTCAGTGCCGTGCTGTTCTTGCGTGCGGGAGAGGGCGCGCGTGGCTTGCCGATCATGTACACGCCGCTGGCCTATCTGAATTTGTTTGCCTATGAAGCGCTGCATAACACGGTCGGCCCGCGCGAACCGGTGACACTGGCGCGCACCTCGCAGGCGGTCGGCCATGACATCGTGCTGATCATCGACGAAAGCATCTCCGGCAATTACCTGGATATCAACGCGCCTTTCGGTGTGCACAGCAACCTCAAACAGGCGCGTCCCGGCGTCGATATCTTCAATTACGGCTACGCGGCGTCCATCGCCAATTGCAGCGCCGACACCAACGTGACCCTGCGCTACGGCGGCACCCGCGCCGATTACATGCGCATCAACAGCACACTGCCGTCGATCTGGCAGTACGCGAAGAAGGCCGGGCTGCGCACCGTCTACATCGATGCCCAGCGTACCGCCGGCAATCTGCAGAATCTGATGACCGATACCGAAAAGAAGGACATCGACCAGTTCGTGCAATTCGACCAGACCAGCGTGCGCGATCGCGACATGGCGGCAGCGGCGAAGCTCATCGAATTGCTCAACGATGACAAACCAGAGCTGGTGGTGATCAACAAGGTCGGCGCGCACTTCCCAGTGCATGACAAATACCCGGATGCGTTCATGGCTTACCGCCCGACCTTGCCGCGCGGGCAGTTCACCGAGGTAGCGGATACCGGCGAGCGCAACGGTTTCAATGGCCAGCCGGATGACTGGGTGCTGTACCGCAATGCCTACAAGAACACCGTGTTGTGGAACGTCGGCGAGTTCTTTGCGCGAGTGTTCGCCGAGGGCAATCTGAACAATGCGCTGCTGATCTATACCTCTGATCATGGCCAGGATCTGCATGAACGCGGCAATCCGGGTTTGAACACCCATTGCGGTGGCGATCCGGTGGAGGAGGAAGGATTGGTGCCGCTGGTGGTGATTCAGGGCAGCGCTCTGAAGACGCTGGACTGGTCGGCGCAATTGGCGGCGAACAAGGATCGTTCCAGTCACTACAACATTTTTCCGACGCTGTTGCAGTTGATGGGTTACGACCTGGCGGGGATCGAGGCGGTTTATGGCAAGCCACTGAGTGTCGCGACGGCGGATGAATTCACCTTCAACTACCGCTTCAATGCGCGGTTGGGGGCCAAGCCTGAGTGGAAGCACATTGATCTGGGCAGCATTGTCACGCCGTTGCAGGCGCCGGCGAGTGTGGCGGCGGGGCAGTGAGCTTCAGCTTGTCCGGGTCGACGCTTTCGCGAGCAGGCTCGCTCCCACATTTGGAATGCGATCAACCTGTGGGAGCGAGCCTGCTCGCGAAGGGGCCGGCCAATTCAACGCTGAGTTCAAGTCTGTCACCGCCATCCGCTATCCTTGCCCCACACTGACCGATCAGGTGGCGGCATGCTTCGTGTTGAAAACGTCTTCAAAAGCTATCTCACCCCGCAAGGTCCATTGCCGGTGTTGCAAGGCGTCGACCTGTCGCTCGAATCTGGCAGCAGCCTCGCGCTGATGGGCGAATCCGGCAGTGGCAAAAGCACCTTGCTGCACTTGGTGGCCGGTCTCGACAAAGTCGACAGCGGCAGCATCCGCAGTGGCGCGCATCGATTGGAAGCGATGAACGAGGCGCAACTGGCGAATTGGCGGCGCACAGAAATCGGTCTGGTGTTCCAGCAGTTCAACCTGATCGGCAGTCTGCGCGTGGAGGACAACCTAGCGTTTCAGGCGCGTCTTGCCGGGCGGCATGAGCCGCGTTGGCAGGCGCATCTGGTGCAGCGTCTGGGGCTCGGCGATTTGCTCAAGCGTTATCCCGAGCAACTTTCCGGTGGTCAGCAGCAGCGTGTTGCGTTGGGCCGGGCATTGGCCTCGCAGCCGAAATTGCTGCTCGCCGATGAGCCCACCGGCAGCCTCGATGAAGCGACCAGTGATGAAGTCCTGCGGCTGTTGCTGGAGTTGCTCGATGACACCCCGACCACCTTGTTGATGGTCACCCACAGCCAACGGGTTGCGGCCCGTTTAGCCCAGCGAGTGATGTTGTCCAATGGGCGGCTGACGTGAACGTTTTCCGTCAGACCCTGCGCGCGCTGCTCAGCCATTGGCGGCGCCATCCGGTGCAGTTTTTCAGTGTGCTCACCGGGCTGTGGCTGGCGACCAGTCTGCTCACCGGCGTCGAAGCGTTGAACAGTCAGGCGCGCGACAGTTACGCACGGGCCAGCCAATTGATCGGCGGCGAACCGCAGGCCAGTCTCAGTACGCCGAACGGGGCGACCTTCGCGCAGCAATGGTTCGTTGATCTGCGCCGACAGGGCTGGCCGGTGTCGCCGCTGTTGCAGGGCCGGTTGCTGCTCAAGGGTTTTGAAAATCAGCGGTTGCAATTGATGGGTATCGAACCGGTGTCGTTGCCGGCCGATTCGGCGGTGGCCGGGCAGGCGCTGCCGATTGAGCGTGTTGTCGAGTTTTTCACGCCGCCGGGGAGCACGTGGATTTCACCGGAAACTCTGCAAGCGCTGGATCTGCGTGAAGGCGACACGCCGCAAACGGCTAATGGTCTGCGATTGCCGCCGTTGCTCGCGCAAAAGGACATGGCGCCCGGCCTGTTGCTGGTGGACATCGGCGTCGCGCAAACCCTGCTGGAACAACCCGGACAATTGTCGCGGCTGTTGCTGCCCAAGGATTTTCACGCCGAGTTGCCCGCCGCGTTCAAGGGTCAGTTGCAGCTCAAAAGCAGCGGCGAGGAAAACAATCTGGCGCGCCTGACCGAAAGCTTTCACCTGAATCTCGATGCGTTGGGTTTTTTGTCATTCGTGGTTGGCTTGTTCATCGTCCACGCCGCTATCGGGCTGGCGCTTGAGCAACGGCGCGGTCTGCTGCGTACGCTGCGCGCCTGCGGGGTCAGCGCGCAAATGTTGATTTTCTGCTTGATCGTTGAGCTGGGTGTGCTGGCACTGATCGGTGGACTGTTCGGTGTGATCAGCGGCTATTGGTTGGCCAGTGTCTTGCTGCCGGATGTCGCCGCCAGCCTGCGCGGATTGTATGGCGCCGAAGTGGCGGGGCAGTTGCGCCTGAGCACCTGGTGGTGGTTCAGCGGCATCGGCTTGAGCCTGCTTGGCGCCTTGCTGGCCGGGGCCAATAGTCTGTTGCGTGCCGCACGCTTGCCGTTGTTGGCGGTGGCCGATCCGCAGGCCTGGCATCAGCAATATGCGCGCTGGTTGCGCCGTCAGGGCTGGCTGGCAGCGCTGTTGGGTTTGATTGCCTTGGCGGCATTGATCTGGGGCGACAGTCTGGCCAGCGGTTTTGTCCTGATGGCCGGATTGCTGATCGGCGCCGCATTGGCGCTGCCGGTGTTGCTCAGCGCGCTGTTGAATCAGTTGCTCGGACGCAGTCGCTCGGTGCTCGGTCAGTGGTCTCTCGCCGATTGCCGCCAGCAACTGCCGGCACTGAGTCTGGCGTTGATGGCATTGCTTTTGGCGCTCGCCGCCA comes from Pseudomonas sp. RU47 and encodes:
- a CDS encoding NAD-dependent epimerase, which translates into the protein MKVLVTGAAGFIGAHCVLRLLRDGHSVVGLDNFNGYYDPQLKHDRVQWVREQAGDFQLATVDLADASAIDALFARERPQVVIHLAAQAGVRYSLDNPRAYLDSNLDGFLNILESCRHHPVEHLIYASSSSVYGANQHTPYSVQDGVNHPLSLYAATKKANELMAHSYSHLFGIPCTGLRFFTVYGPWGRPDMSPIQFARAISEGTPLKLFNYGEHQRDFTYIDDIIESIARLIEQPPQVNPQWNREQPDPASSMAPWRLFNIGGQHPVELKTYLALLEKHLGQTAIVELLPLQPGDVLNTCAEASDLAQATGFQPRIELDEGLGRFIAWFRDYYPTAYRPRAVRG
- a CDS encoding UDP-glucose dehydrogenase family protein; this encodes MDVSVFGTGYVGLIQAAALADVGHRVLCVDIDPNKIKQLQQAVPPISEPGLSSTLEENIKAGRLLFSTQASDAVEHAELIFIAVGTPADEDGSADLSHVLNVARQIASHMEADRTLIIKSTVPVGTADQVLAAANSELQRRDKSSLTVRVVSNPEFLKEGSALADCMRPDRIIVGTHDDAAREQMSELYAPFCRNREKLMFMDNRSAELTKYAANAMLATRISFMNELANLTELLGADIEAVRKGIGSDPRIGYHFIYPGCGFGGSCFPKDLRALLHTAEHNGMPLKLLRSVTDVNDLQRHILFSKLKAQFPQGLAGKSIAIWGLAFKPNTDDMREAPSRYLMDALWAEGASVQAYDPEAMSECRRIYGYRNDLHLCATRDDTLEDADALVICTEWKNFRVVDFELLAEKLRSKVIIDGRNLYNPEQVAAAGLHYSGIGLRHIAPEGLLP
- a CDS encoding sulfatase-like hydrolase/transferase — its product is MFRYAKEVLLIVYLLMYSEYYIDRLNAIGLGFAVLLFGAMFLALTFALYLMAYIRQTLIRHVFALAMFVSAVFFDVYTRVTADYLTYSGFVSLVYSGGFIQEAAYQYRDALLRGVLSGLLLLFGIGLKPRHGLAIPNALRVVAPVCGVLLLSAVLFLRAGEGARGLPIMYTPLAYLNLFAYEALHNTVGPREPVTLARTSQAVGHDIVLIIDESISGNYLDINAPFGVHSNLKQARPGVDIFNYGYAASIANCSADTNVTLRYGGTRADYMRINSTLPSIWQYAKKAGLRTVYIDAQRTAGNLQNLMTDTEKKDIDQFVQFDQTSVRDRDMAAAAKLIELLNDDKPELVVINKVGAHFPVHDKYPDAFMAYRPTLPRGQFTEVADTGERNGFNGQPDDWVLYRNAYKNTVLWNVGEFFARVFAEGNLNNALLIYTSDHGQDLHERGNPGLNTHCGGDPVEEEGLVPLVVIQGSALKTLDWSAQLAANKDRSSHYNIFPTLLQLMGYDLAGIEAVYGKPLSVATADEFTFNYRFNARLGAKPEWKHIDLGSIVTPLQAPASVAAGQ
- a CDS encoding ABC transporter ATP-binding protein, with amino-acid sequence MLRVENVFKSYLTPQGPLPVLQGVDLSLESGSSLALMGESGSGKSTLLHLVAGLDKVDSGSIRSGAHRLEAMNEAQLANWRRTEIGLVFQQFNLIGSLRVEDNLAFQARLAGRHEPRWQAHLVQRLGLGDLLKRYPEQLSGGQQQRVALGRALASQPKLLLADEPTGSLDEATSDEVLRLLLELLDDTPTTLLMVTHSQRVAARLAQRVMLSNGRLT
- a CDS encoding FtsX-like permease family protein, whose protein sequence is MNVFRQTLRALLSHWRRHPVQFFSVLTGLWLATSLLTGVEALNSQARDSYARASQLIGGEPQASLSTPNGATFAQQWFVDLRRQGWPVSPLLQGRLLLKGFENQRLQLMGIEPVSLPADSAVAGQALPIERVVEFFTPPGSTWISPETLQALDLREGDTPQTANGLRLPPLLAQKDMAPGLLLVDIGVAQTLLEQPGQLSRLLLPKDFHAELPAAFKGQLQLKSSGEENNLARLTESFHLNLDALGFLSFVVGLFIVHAAIGLALEQRRGLLRTLRACGVSAQMLIFCLIVELGVLALIGGLFGVISGYWLASVLLPDVAASLRGLYGAEVAGQLRLSTWWWFSGIGLSLLGALLAGANSLLRAARLPLLAVADPQAWHQQYARWLRRQGWLAALLGLIALAALIWGDSLASGFVLMAGLLIGAALALPVLLSALLNQLLGRSRSVLGQWSLADCRQQLPALSLALMALLLALAANIGAGSMTAGFRQTFNDWLEQRLSAELYINPSNPAQSREMYSWLKQQPNVAAVLPNWQVAVTLQGWPAEVFGIIDHAHYRQHWPLLDVSGSDPWAHLATDDAVMLSEQLARRLKVRAGDRLTIPAPNGAWSPRIVGVYADYGNPKGHLLVNINHLLRGWPQLTPNRFNLRIEPRNIPPLLNGLQARFQLDDSRIVDQARLKGWSVQVFERTFAATAALNSLTLAVAGVALFISLLTQSQSRLGQLAPLWALGVTRRQLMLLNLGQTWLLAVLTLVLALPLGIALAWCLDAVINVQAFGWRLPLRVFPWQLLQLMGWALLATLLASAWPLYSLYRTQPADLLRTFAHED